The following are encoded together in the Anoplopoma fimbria isolate UVic2021 breed Golden Eagle Sablefish chromosome 13, Afim_UVic_2022, whole genome shotgun sequence genome:
- the LOC129100789 gene encoding fatty acid-binding protein, liver-type-like, translating into MIAALEFESIKQAANHFSLTSSLSDTMSLSGRYQLESQENFEPFMKAIGLPDELIQKGKDIKSISEIEETGDNFKVTVTTGSKVIVNTFTIGKEAELETVTGEKVKAVVQRDGAKLKVCLKGIESVTELVDGNTIVNTMTLGSIVYKRTSKRM; encoded by the exons ATGATTGCAGCACTGGAGTTTGAGAGTATAAAACAGGCAGCCAACCACTTCTCTCTCACATCTTCTCTGTCTGACACCATGTCGCTCTCTGGAAGGTACCAGCTGGAGTCTCAGGAGAACTTTGAGCCTTTCATGAAGGCCATTG GTCTCCCTGATGAACTCATCCAGAAAGGCAAAGACATCAAGAGCATATCTGAGATCGAGGAGACTGGTGACAACTTCAAAGTGACCGTCACCACCGGCTCAAAGGTCATCGTCAACACCTTCACGATAGGAAAGGAGGCAGAGCTGGAGACGGTCACCGGGGAGAAGGTCAAG GCGGTGGTTCAGCGTGATGGCGCCAAGCTGAAGGTCTGCCTGAAGGGAATTGAGTCTGTCACAGAACTGGTGGATGGAAACACAATTGTCAAT ACTATGACTCT
- the LOC129100790 gene encoding isotocin-neurophysin IT 1-like translates to MTGAAVSVCLLFLLSVCSACYISNCPIGGKRSIMDAPLRKCMSCGPGDRGRCFGPSLCCGEGLGCLLGSPETARCVEENYLLTPCQAGGRPCGSEGGRCAASGICCDAESCTTDQSCLVDEEGDDQTGQFDGSEPGDIILRLLHLTGLNSPHRVHQ, encoded by the exons ATGACTGGagctgctgtgtctgtgtgccttctttttctcctgtcTGTATGTTCAGCGTGTTACATCTCTAACTGTCCAATCGGTGGGAAGCGGTCTATCATGGATGCACCGCTGCGAAAG TGTATGTCATGTGGCCCTGGAGACAGGGGCCGCTGCTTTGGCCCCAGTCTCTGCTGCGGTGAGGGCCTCGGCTGCCTGCTGGGCTCCCCGGAAACAGCTCGCTGCGTGGAGGAGAACTACCTGCTCACCCCCTGCCAGGCAGGAGGGAGACCCTGTGGATCTGAGGGAGGACGCTGCGCTGCTTCAGGAATCTGCTGTGATGCAG aaagctgcaCCACAGACCAATCCTGCCTCGTCGATGAGGAAGGAGACGACCAGACCGGCCAATTCGATGGCAGCGAACCCGGTGACATCATCCTCAGGCTGCTGCATCTGACTGGTCTCAATTCTCCTCATCGAGTTCACCAATGA